A section of the Sedimentisphaera cyanobacteriorum genome encodes:
- the hflC gene encoding protease modulator HflC, with protein sequence MRRLPKLILVTAIVVLLGFKLCSYQVRETESALITRFGKPIAEKTEPGLYFKLPTPFDVVHKFDSRLQVFEGQQEETTTKGGEPVIITPYMIWQISQPQLFFERVSTDREVQKFLLSQLRNHANAVVGKHYFSEFVNTDPEKIKFEQIENELLQALKESTEDEYGITVASVGIKKLELNEEVTEAVFERMRADRQRKKEDILGEGRSTATRIRTDADKKKQQLLAAVESRVIAIKGEGDAGAAKYYKMLQDDPELAMYLRDLEALAKILENRSTVVLGAETDPMKLLREVPELESSKPKDSKASKQDSENKEK encoded by the coding sequence GGGAAACAGAGTCTGCATTGATAACGAGGTTCGGAAAACCAATAGCTGAAAAAACCGAGCCTGGGCTTTACTTCAAACTTCCTACGCCCTTTGATGTTGTACATAAATTCGATTCCCGATTGCAGGTTTTTGAAGGCCAGCAGGAGGAAACTACAACCAAAGGCGGGGAGCCTGTTATCATCACCCCTTATATGATATGGCAGATTTCTCAGCCTCAGCTGTTTTTCGAGAGGGTTTCCACTGACAGAGAGGTGCAGAAGTTTCTTTTGAGCCAGCTTCGAAATCATGCCAACGCGGTGGTCGGGAAGCATTATTTCAGCGAGTTTGTTAACACAGATCCTGAAAAAATAAAATTTGAGCAGATTGAGAATGAACTGCTTCAGGCTCTCAAGGAATCCACCGAAGATGAGTACGGGATTACAGTTGCATCTGTAGGGATTAAGAAGCTTGAACTCAATGAAGAGGTTACAGAGGCTGTCTTTGAGAGAATGCGTGCCGACAGGCAGCGCAAGAAAGAAGACATCCTTGGAGAAGGCCGCTCTACCGCAACGAGAATCAGAACTGATGCCGATAAGAAAAAGCAGCAGCTTCTGGCAGCTGTCGAGTCCCGCGTGATTGCGATTAAAGGTGAGGGTGATGCAGGAGCAGCAAAATATTACAAAATGCTTCAGGACGACCCCGAACTTGCCATGTATTTAAGAGATCTGGAAGCTCTTGCCAAAATTCTTGAGAACAGGTCAACTGTTGTTCTCGGGGCAGAGACTGACCCAATGAAACTGCTTCGTGAGGTGCCCGAACTTGAGTCTTCCAAACCGAAAGACTCGAAGGCATCTAAGCAAGATAGTGAAAACAAAGAAAAGTAA
- the hflK gene encoding protease modulator HflK: protein MNEIENKNPENQQDITADMDSGSKALADALKLSFAVLKLIMIVLIILFFASGVYTVEKNEKAIVLRLGKVVRDASGTSLKEPGLHWALPYPIDEIVKIPVTATQKLEIDDFWYFDPEQGSRPGQTLNPIRDGYCLTRNEEVQGYEDQLATDYNIVHCKWQLNWTIEDDPYAFFRNVKVRSVRPGELYRDVISESVEPLLTTVADDAIVRTLAKYSIDQAVTTSKSNITREVTARVQKRLRELSTGIRVRDMQILKITWPRQVDQAFLASIKAGQNRSSIETEAWTYYEKTLNEAGGPRAEESLKVLLDESSTEAEIRRAYSDLTGQASKNLSEARSYKTKVIETAKANANYLSQLLPEYRKRPELVIERIYQDNMEQILDTVDEKIIVQPAKQGKDREFRVLISRNPSIKDKKSGSDENQNGNQ, encoded by the coding sequence ATGAATGAAATAGAAAACAAAAACCCTGAAAATCAGCAGGATATTACAGCCGACATGGATTCAGGCAGCAAAGCACTTGCAGATGCGCTGAAACTGAGCTTTGCTGTTTTGAAGCTTATAATGATTGTGCTCATAATCCTGTTCTTTGCTTCGGGTGTTTATACAGTAGAAAAGAATGAAAAGGCAATAGTTCTTCGTTTAGGGAAGGTTGTTCGTGATGCCTCAGGAACTTCCCTTAAAGAGCCCGGACTTCACTGGGCGCTTCCTTACCCGATTGATGAGATTGTTAAAATACCCGTAACTGCCACACAGAAGCTTGAAATCGATGATTTCTGGTATTTCGATCCTGAACAGGGCAGCAGGCCAGGACAAACTCTCAATCCGATAAGAGACGGCTACTGCCTCACACGCAATGAAGAGGTTCAGGGCTATGAAGACCAGCTCGCAACCGACTACAACATCGTGCACTGCAAATGGCAGCTCAACTGGACTATTGAAGACGACCCTTACGCATTCTTTAGAAACGTGAAGGTTCGCTCGGTTAGGCCTGGAGAGCTTTACAGAGATGTGATTTCTGAAAGCGTTGAGCCTCTGCTTACGACTGTTGCAGATGACGCAATAGTGCGAACGCTGGCAAAATACAGCATCGATCAGGCGGTTACAACATCAAAATCGAATATCACAAGGGAAGTTACTGCTCGAGTTCAGAAAAGGCTCCGAGAGCTTTCAACAGGTATAAGAGTTCGCGATATGCAGATACTCAAAATAACCTGGCCGCGTCAGGTTGACCAGGCCTTCCTTGCTTCAATAAAGGCCGGCCAGAACCGCAGCAGCATTGAAACCGAAGCCTGGACTTACTACGAGAAAACACTCAATGAAGCGGGCGGCCCGAGAGCGGAAGAATCGCTGAAGGTCCTTCTTGATGAGAGCTCCACAGAGGCTGAAATCCGCAGGGCTTATTCAGACCTTACTGGTCAGGCCAGCAAGAATCTCAGCGAGGCACGGTCTTACAAGACTAAGGTTATAGAAACCGCCAAGGCAAACGCTAACTACCTCAGTCAGCTGCTCCCTGAATACCGAAAGAGGCCTGAGCTTGTGATAGAAAGAATCTATCAGGATAATATGGAACAAATATTGGACACTGTTGACGAAAAGATTATCGTACAGCCCGCTAAACAGGGCAAAGACAGAGAATTCAGGGTACTGATTAGCAGAAACCCCTCGATTAAAGATAAAAAAAGCGGCAGTGATGAAAACCAGAATGGCAATCAGTAA
- a CDS encoding heavy metal translocating P-type ATPase, producing the protein MAHDHLHIEQLEFESQDGLKEAGRVRRVSLALIATLAGGVLLLNSYLSGLPFLYGADSPVVELSAMFGAILLGLPVIIHSVKNIIKGHMHMDELVALAIIAAFATGQYKEAGIVSFFLLLSELMETRTALGARASIESLIKLTPKRAVKLESDGNEKEVKVSELSKDDVIRIRPGDNVAADGEVISGLTSINEATITGESLPVDKVPGMQVFAGTTNLTGGIDVKVTKVGSQTTLGKVQELIMQAEKTKIPIMRIMDKYIKWYIPTILMIAAIAWFFTKHLDRSIAVLVVSCPCALILATPTAMVAAISAAARLGIFVKNVADLEIAGKLSSMVFDKTGTLTTGRLYVTKLEPAEGVEPADLLRTAASAEKMSKHPAARALMGLAKEANVSLQESENFEEVPGKGVQAAVEGSKVLIGRDSFLKDSSIDLSAVSDPALHEEEGFSTLYIAKDGVCMGWIGMQDKTRPEAREAVKKLLDSGLKRITMLTGDRKEVANRVASELGCTDFRASCLPQDKLSIVRKIRDEGHVVAVIGDGINDAPALAEGDLGIAMGAAGSDVAISSASIALMNNDLERLPFLVNLSRKTRTVITQNLLFGSLFIVIGIALTLSGIVSAALAAPLHFVGSLFVIFNSARLVRYGEYFDTHEAVIARDKITDAGEKNNE; encoded by the coding sequence ATGGCACATGACCACCTTCATATAGAACAATTAGAGTTTGAAAGTCAGGACGGGCTCAAGGAAGCCGGAAGGGTTCGCAGAGTGAGCCTTGCACTGATTGCTACCTTGGCCGGCGGAGTGCTGCTGCTGAACAGCTATCTCAGCGGTCTGCCTTTCCTTTACGGTGCAGACAGCCCGGTTGTTGAACTCAGTGCAATGTTCGGCGCAATTCTGCTCGGTCTTCCTGTGATAATACATTCAGTGAAAAATATCATCAAAGGCCATATGCATATGGATGAGCTTGTTGCGCTTGCGATTATTGCTGCATTTGCAACAGGCCAGTATAAAGAGGCCGGTATCGTATCTTTCTTCCTGCTTCTGAGCGAACTGATGGAAACGAGAACCGCTCTTGGAGCAAGAGCCTCAATCGAATCTCTGATAAAGCTTACGCCCAAGAGAGCGGTAAAGTTAGAATCAGACGGAAACGAGAAGGAAGTTAAGGTTTCTGAGCTCAGCAAGGATGATGTAATACGAATCCGCCCGGGTGATAATGTAGCGGCAGATGGAGAAGTGATATCAGGCCTTACAAGCATAAACGAGGCCACTATCACAGGTGAGTCTCTGCCTGTGGACAAAGTGCCCGGGATGCAGGTTTTTGCAGGTACAACAAACCTTACCGGCGGAATTGATGTTAAGGTTACCAAGGTAGGCTCCCAGACAACTCTCGGCAAGGTGCAGGAGCTGATAATGCAGGCCGAGAAAACCAAAATCCCTATTATGAGGATTATGGATAAATACATAAAGTGGTATATCCCAACGATCCTTATGATAGCAGCAATCGCTTGGTTTTTCACAAAACACCTCGACAGGTCTATAGCGGTTCTTGTTGTATCCTGTCCTTGTGCTCTTATTCTCGCCACGCCTACTGCTATGGTGGCAGCAATATCGGCCGCAGCGAGGCTCGGTATATTTGTCAAAAATGTTGCCGATCTGGAAATTGCCGGAAAACTCAGTTCAATGGTGTTTGATAAAACAGGAACATTGACCACTGGCCGGCTCTATGTAACAAAGCTCGAACCCGCTGAAGGGGTGGAACCGGCAGACCTGCTTCGAACAGCAGCATCTGCTGAAAAAATGAGCAAGCACCCGGCAGCAAGAGCTTTGATGGGGCTTGCTAAAGAGGCCAACGTCTCTCTGCAGGAAAGCGAGAACTTTGAAGAAGTTCCCGGCAAGGGCGTTCAGGCAGCTGTTGAGGGAAGCAAGGTGCTTATTGGAAGAGACAGCTTCCTCAAAGACAGCAGCATCGATCTTTCTGCTGTATCTGATCCGGCTCTTCACGAAGAAGAAGGCTTCAGCACCCTTTACATAGCGAAAGACGGGGTTTGCATGGGCTGGATTGGTATGCAGGATAAAACAAGGCCTGAGGCCAGAGAGGCTGTAAAGAAGCTGCTCGATTCAGGGCTCAAAAGAATCACTATGCTTACAGGCGACCGTAAGGAAGTTGCCAACAGGGTAGCATCGGAGCTTGGCTGTACCGATTTCAGGGCAAGCTGCCTGCCGCAGGACAAGCTCTCAATCGTTAGGAAAATCAGAGATGAGGGCCACGTTGTGGCGGTAATCGGAGATGGAATCAATGATGCCCCTGCTCTTGCTGAAGGCGATTTGGGGATCGCAATGGGAGCAGCAGGCAGTGATGTGGCTATCAGTTCAGCATCTATAGCCCTGATGAACAACGACCTTGAAAGGCTTCCATTTCTGGTGAATCTGTCAAGAAAAACAAGAACAGTTATCACTCAGAACCTGCTTTTCGGGAGTCTGTTTATTGTTATAGGCATTGCTCTTACCCTTTCAGGCATTGTTTCAGCAGCGCTTGCAGCCCCGCTTCATTTTGTCGGTTCACTTTTTGTAATTTTCAACAGTGCCCGCTTAGTACGCTACGGCGAATACTTTGACACACACGAAGCTGTTATAGCACGTGATAAAATTACTGATGCGGGAGAAAAAAATAATGAATAA
- a CDS encoding ABC transporter ATP-binding protein has translation MSEQYAIETISLTKAFKDWWGRTKVLAVDDLNLKIKRNEVYGLLGPNGSGKSTTIKVLLSLLHPTKGKSFILGADSREKRVAERIGFLPEESYLYKYLSAKETLKFYGNLFGIPSKVLNMRIESLLDMVGLSAVANRPIGTFSKGMQRRIGLAQALVNDPDVLILDEPTSGLDPIGTRQIKDLIKKLAERGKTVLMCSHLLADVEDVCDRICVLYGGRVQCEGSVKDLLRQTGKKQIIAENIQEDALEKACSVIQQAGGACEVSSPQFRLEDLFIQVVEKAQKEKIATGGAYSTGKIGSFLGEEQQEDKTEKVLDELVSADVSKKEETEKTRPEPETQPAEHEEDKKVLSELVKEEDSNEEKAESGEDELTPAKEEKKKQEPVKDDVLKDLMGDDDA, from the coding sequence TTGAGTGAACAATATGCAATAGAAACAATCTCTCTTACCAAGGCCTTTAAGGACTGGTGGGGCAGAACAAAGGTTCTTGCAGTGGACGATTTAAACCTCAAGATAAAACGCAATGAGGTTTACGGACTGCTCGGCCCGAATGGCTCTGGCAAGAGCACAACGATAAAAGTTCTCCTTTCTCTGCTTCATCCGACAAAGGGAAAATCTTTCATACTCGGGGCAGACAGCAGGGAGAAACGTGTTGCAGAGCGTATAGGGTTTCTTCCCGAAGAGTCTTATCTGTACAAGTATCTTTCTGCCAAAGAAACTTTGAAATTTTACGGGAATCTCTTCGGGATACCCTCAAAAGTTCTCAATATGCGTATTGAATCTCTGCTTGATATGGTAGGCCTTTCGGCAGTTGCCAACAGGCCTATAGGGACATTTTCAAAGGGTATGCAGAGAAGGATAGGGCTCGCTCAGGCCCTTGTAAACGACCCTGATGTTTTGATTCTTGATGAGCCGACATCCGGTCTGGATCCAATAGGCACAAGACAGATCAAAGATTTGATTAAGAAGCTCGCAGAACGCGGGAAAACCGTTCTTATGTGCAGCCATTTGCTCGCTGATGTAGAAGACGTTTGCGACAGAATCTGCGTTCTCTACGGCGGAAGAGTGCAGTGTGAAGGCAGCGTTAAAGATCTTCTCCGCCAGACAGGCAAGAAGCAGATTATAGCTGAAAATATTCAGGAAGATGCCTTGGAGAAGGCGTGCAGCGTGATTCAGCAGGCCGGCGGGGCCTGCGAGGTGAGCTCACCCCAGTTCCGTCTTGAAGACCTGTTTATTCAGGTTGTAGAGAAGGCGCAGAAGGAAAAAATTGCTACAGGAGGGGCATACAGCACCGGTAAAATCGGAAGCTTCCTTGGAGAAGAGCAGCAGGAAGATAAAACTGAAAAAGTGCTTGACGAGCTTGTCTCGGCAGATGTTTCAAAGAAGGAAGAAACCGAAAAAACCCGTCCTGAGCCGGAAACACAGCCGGCAGAGCATGAGGAGGACAAGAAGGTGTTAAGCGAGCTTGTTAAGGAAGAAGATTCGAATGAAGAAAAGGCCGAAAGCGGCGAGGACGAACTCACTCCTGCCAAAGAAGAAAAGAAAAAGCAGGAGCCGGTAAAAGATGATGTTTTGAAGGATTTGATGGGGGATGATGATGCGTAA
- a CDS encoding ABC transporter permease, whose product MMMRNIRIIALNTFSQLIRMKVAVIVILLLLALIPFMAVQAVGDGTLLGKLQTFSSYGVSLVSLLLCMLTITLSCYALSSDIKNKQIFSIATKPVQRYEILLGKFGGVMFVNLLFLAVFGSILYFLTVSLPKYTETDSQELQQVEDEFFNARTGITPEIDEVSFREEARKEYSRLRSEGQVPQDKTMREYINEYVNQKKYQAVSVAAGEMKDWTFKDLKPQDKQNGFIYLRFKYEASTPPPDNMIAGRWLIGDKRQLEQAKKTQTPIYDSYVRKDAVKTFHEIKIPAAVVPEDGQLTVEFQNLYFNNTTVIPREIELLYKSGSFGMNYFKANLLILIRLVFLTAMGVFLTTWLSFPVAIFVSLVVYFTGMVNGFIVGAIDSLTQGIGLIYMFTVKPLLHLLPSFDGESNPSGKILSARMIGSLFLLEKTGITIILKSGGLLAAGALVFNRRELAKVTV is encoded by the coding sequence ATGATGATGCGTAATATTCGCATTATTGCTCTTAACACCTTTTCGCAGCTTATAAGGATGAAGGTGGCGGTAATTGTTATCCTCCTGCTGCTTGCCCTTATCCCGTTTATGGCTGTGCAGGCGGTCGGAGACGGTACGCTGCTCGGTAAGCTTCAAACCTTCTCGAGCTACGGGGTCTCGCTTGTGAGCCTTCTTTTATGTATGCTCACTATTACCCTGTCGTGCTACGCTCTTTCAAGCGATATCAAAAATAAGCAGATATTCAGTATTGCAACAAAGCCTGTTCAGAGATATGAGATTCTCCTCGGCAAATTTGGCGGCGTTATGTTTGTGAATCTGCTGTTTTTAGCGGTATTCGGAAGCATTTTATATTTCCTTACGGTGAGCCTGCCGAAATATACTGAGACTGATTCGCAGGAGCTGCAGCAGGTTGAAGACGAGTTCTTCAATGCAAGAACCGGTATTACTCCCGAAATTGATGAGGTTAGCTTCCGCGAGGAAGCCAGAAAAGAGTATTCCCGCCTTCGAAGCGAAGGGCAGGTACCGCAGGATAAAACTATGCGGGAATACATAAATGAGTATGTTAATCAGAAAAAGTATCAGGCGGTTTCTGTAGCGGCTGGAGAAATGAAAGACTGGACTTTCAAGGATCTCAAACCGCAGGACAAACAAAACGGCTTTATATATCTTAGATTTAAGTATGAAGCTTCTACGCCGCCGCCGGATAATATGATTGCCGGCAGATGGCTGATCGGCGATAAACGCCAGCTGGAACAGGCCAAAAAAACGCAAACTCCGATTTATGACAGCTATGTAAGGAAAGATGCTGTCAAAACGTTCCACGAGATCAAAATCCCCGCTGCTGTTGTTCCCGAAGACGGACAGCTGACTGTGGAATTTCAGAATTTGTATTTCAATAATACAACCGTGATACCGAGGGAGATCGAACTGCTCTATAAATCCGGGTCTTTCGGTATGAACTACTTCAAAGCCAATTTACTGATTTTGATACGTCTGGTCTTCCTCACGGCAATGGGAGTCTTTCTGACTACTTGGCTGTCTTTCCCAGTGGCGATATTTGTTTCTCTTGTCGTGTATTTTACCGGAATGGTAAACGGCTTTATCGTAGGGGCGATAGATTCGCTCACTCAGGGAATAGGGCTTATCTATATGTTCACTGTTAAGCCTCTGCTTCATCTTCTGCCCAGTTTCGATGGAGAAAGCAATCCTTCAGGCAAGATACTTTCTGCCCGTATGATAGGCTCTCTTTTCCTTTTGGAAAAGACAGGCATAACGATAATTCTCAAGTCCGGAGGGCTTTTAGCCGCCGGTGCACTTGTATTCAACAGACGCGAGCTTGCTAAAGTAACCGTGTAA